From the Streptomonospora nanhaiensis genome, the window GACGAGCACGAAGTTGACCACCAGCACGGTCCCGAGGAATCGGATGTCTCGGAACGCCCGACCGACCTCGACCAGCGGCACGCCGAGGAACGTCGCGAACAGCAGCAGCGCGAGCACCGGGTTGGTCGCGCCGGACAGCACCGGTGCCGTCGCCGGCCAGAGCAGCCCGACCGCGCTGCCCCCCGCAATCGCGGCGACATACAGCGCGACCTGGTGCCGATCCCACCACTCCACCGCTACGCGCATGCGCACCAGCCTAGAGAATCCGCGGGCTTGACCTTGAAGCGGCTTGAACGCATAACGTCGCCGTCATGACCGATCTGCAATGGGCACCCGAAACTTGCACTATCCCGACCATCGAACGCCCGGTTCGGGAACGCGAATTCACCGACCTGTTCCGCACCGCGCTGCGCGACATCACCCAGACAAGCCCCGAGCGCGCCGACTTCGTGCTCGCCGCCGACGCCGAACACACCGCACGCGAACTGGCCGCGCGGGAGGCGTCGTGCTGTTCGTTCTTCGCATTCACATTCACCGCGGCCATCGCGATCTGGGGCGTCGGCGTTCACCCAGGAGTGAAGACCGCACTCGACGGCTACGACCCCGAGGAGTTCGAGCGTCTCATCGCCCGCACCCCCTACGTCGGCGAAATCGGACTCGACGCAAAAGTCCCATCCCGCCTCGCCAAACAGCACGACGTGTTGACCGCGCTGCTCACGCAACTCCAAGCGAAGCCCCGCCTCACGTCGATCCACAGCTACCGGGCAACCAACCAAGTCGTGGAGCATCTCGAACACACCCCGATCACCGGCGCGATCCTGCACTGGTGGCTCGGCGACCGATCCACCACAAGGCGCGCAGTTGAACTCGGAGCCTACTTCTCGATCAACACCGCCACCGTGCGCCGAAGCGACGCCATCGACCTCATCCCCACGGACCGTCTCCTCCTAGAAACAGACCACCCCGATGGGAACCGCAGCGGAGCCCGCCCGCACCAACCTGGCAACGTCAGCGACGTCGAAGCAGCTCTCGCCAAGCAGCGCGGAGTCACCACCGCTCAGATCCGAGCCCACGCCTGGCGCAACCTCGCCACGCTTGTGAACACCACTGGGACGAAGCCTCTGCTGCCACCCCGAGTCGAAGCAATCCTCGGGGCTATTGAGTAACACCCCCGACAGGGGCGCCGAGACTCACCGCACTCGCCCATGCGTGTCCCGAAGCTTCACACCCGCAGCGAGGAGCGCGACACGCACGGAACTGGGGTTGAATCCAAGGCGCGCGCCCACGCTCGCCAACGACTCACCCTGTTCGTAACGGCGGCACATCTCAAGCACCAGCGCAGGAGAGGGCTTCTCTCGACGGAGCCGGACCCCTCGCTCGCGCAAATGGCTTGAGAGGCGTTCACGACTCACGCCCAGATCCTTCGCGATGGTCCGCAAGATCT encodes:
- a CDS encoding TatD family hydrolase; its protein translation is MTDLQWAPETCTIPTIERPVREREFTDLFRTALRDITQTSPERADFVLAADAEHTARELAAREASCCSFFAFTFTAAIAIWGVGVHPGVKTALDGYDPEEFERLIARTPYVGEIGLDAKVPSRLAKQHDVLTALLTQLQAKPRLTSIHSYRATNQVVEHLEHTPITGAILHWWLGDRSTTRRAVELGAYFSINTATVRRSDAIDLIPTDRLLLETDHPDGNRSGARPHQPGNVSDVEAALAKQRGVTTAQIRAHAWRNLATLVNTTGTKPLLPPRVEAILGAIE